The sequence below is a genomic window from Macadamia integrifolia cultivar HAES 741 chromosome 1, SCU_Mint_v3, whole genome shotgun sequence.
NNNNNNNNNNNNNNNNNNNNNNNNNNNNNNNNNNNNNNNNNNNNNNNNNNNNNNNNNNNNttttttttttttttgatagacttgaaaaaataaatcaaataccATATGTATCTTGTTAAGATATTCTTACTAGTAGGAGCATCTACATCCAAACAGGGAGAAAGAGAAGTATTGCAAAGCTGGCCTCTGCAGTGAATGGGCTAATGGAAGCCAAAGTTATCAACCATTGTAGGCAAGCTCAACCCCAATGCAGCCCAAAGCTAGATAGGAAGGAGCAGGGGGAAAGAAAGAGGCTCGTCATTTATTAGCTTACACTCATGCATCAATAAGTCATTTGTATTACTCTAAGGAAAGAAAGGACAATTCCCACTTAATGTACATGTATATTCCAAGCCAAGTTTGTTCTTCAttttatacatttttattttttatttcctctttaCTTTTTCTGTTTAGCCATGTTATAATCGGAATCCTATATAATAGGGACCCCCCAccctcaaaaagaaaaaagagagagggaaatgCTGGAAAGAAACCAACCTTTCAAAATGGGCATGGAATGCAGCTCTTAAATTCATATCAAGAACAAACAAAGCTATGATGCCTATATACAGAATATGATACAGACAGATGTGGGGAACAGTGATGACATTTCCCATTCTCAAAAATCAAGGGCACAAATGCAGATAAACAAATCATATTCAGGCCTTCCCCCCTGGTGAAATCTAAAGGACTGATACATATATTAGTGTCTTTTCCAATGCACTAATAGCATAAGTTATGGCATTTGTTATGTTTTGAATTAATTTCATTGTTCCATGCATCAAGATGAAACTGAAAAAAGTTGTAAGGTGAAAAATAAGGATAATACTAAACTGGTAATGTATATGCTACTTATAATCCACTATCAAACTATTACGtgttgtttctaattttttttttgggagggggggggtgaaCAAAGTATCTAGCATATGCATAAAATAATAGCATTTGACATTTTTAGAGCCATAGTAGGTACCTATAGACCACAGAGTTGGACTGATGGCCCATACTGGTAGTATGGCCGCATATCGGATAACCAGTTATCATAGGCTGTAAAGTGATCCTTAAAAAAGAGCATAGATCTAATCTTATATGGAAATGCAGTTAGTCTGAGGATCCGCACGAatgaagaggctgtttccaagtttcaaacatgtgaccaacatgttgaaATAGTGCAACTTGTCCTTCTATGTTTAAAGCACTGGGAAAATTAACTTCCCCATATGCTATTAACAACCACCTCAGAAGACCATGTTGaaatatgcatgtctttcctaaCTACTtcccctatggtcatttttggcctgcccctagctcttttggcTACTtcaatctcaacatcctcatctatgctaCATAGCTTATCGATATGACAATTTTTAACTTCCAACATTTTGCCCGTACAACATAGCCGGACTAATGACTGTCATGTAGAActtttctttaagctttaaaggaatacgtctgTCGCACAACACCCCGGACAcatctctccacttcattcGTTCCGCTTTAATCCTCTGCGAAACATCATCCCCtatatcatcttctttattcATGATTGACCCCAGATACTTGAAATGATCACTTTGTGGaacctctctctcctcaatcatcaccatttcattatccatcgcagtgtgactaaagttacacatcatacaCTCCATCCTTGTTCTACTTAGTTTAAAATCTCTTGATTCCTAGGTCGATCTCCATAGTTCCTACTTAGCGTTAATCCcagtttttttctcttccatcaaAACAATATCGTCAACAAAAGACCAAAAATCACGGTATTTCATCTTGACTgttcctggttaaatcatccatgataagcgcaaacaaataagggcttgaAATAGATCTTTAATGTagtccaattgtaattgggaattcactatgTTTCCCTCCCATGGTTCTCACGCTAGTCACCATGTCCTCATACATATATCTTTAACCATATCAACATACTTACTTGATATCCTTCTCTTATCTAGTACATGCCAAATTAGCTCTTTAGGGACTCTGGCATAGgcttttctaggtcaataaagaccatatggagatctttCTTGCAGGCTCTAaaactttccatgagcctcctaagTTAGCTTCTGTTGTGGATCTACGTAGCATAAAACTAAATTGGTTCTCCAAAatagtagtttctcttcttaggtCGGCTTCAATGACCTTCTCCCACATTTCTCCTCTTTGACCAACCCATACAATGTTATTTTTCGGaggctaacgatgggtatccaagccttcaacTTGACTAGTCCCAATGGGTCCACactaaccccacaactgcatggagagggtcataccaaggttgaatcaggaccatttaactttcactgaaagtagtgaagagtactaaacacccctatgtgagtggccccaaggaggtaagaggagtcaaactcatggccacacgcttcctgaggtgaaggtcccttgccaactctgCGACCCCTTTAGGGTTAAGCCATATATTGTATATGTAAAGCGTAAACTGCAAGAAACAGGTTCCTGAGTTTAAGCTATTAgccttctttcttttgggaGGGTGGGGTGAGGGGGTGGATAGCTGAGTCCAAGCTATTATTGGATTTTCAGAAATTACTTAAATGATCTATATACAGCTCTGAAACACACTTTCCATCTTCAGTTTCCCTCCTTTTCACTCTGAttgatctttcttttttaattttcttttggggggggggggggtggttggtgGGAATAACTAACTCATTTTTCTGCTAGATCCTTCATCTTCCTCGTCTAAAACAAACCATCATAAGAATTTCTTCTGCAGAATAAGGAGCCACCTTCTTGAAATTGACCTTTTTTTGATagacttgaaaaaataaatcaaataccATATGTATCTTGTTAAGATATTCTTACTAGTAGGAGCATCTACATCCAAACAGGGAGAAAGAGAAGTATTGCAAAGCTGGCCTCTGCAGTGAATGGGCTAATGGAAGCCAAAGTTATCAACCATTGTAGGCAAGCTCAACCCCAATGCAGCCCAAAGCTAGATAGGAAGGAGCAGGGGGAAAGAAAGAGGCTCGTCATTTATTAGCTTACACTCACGCATCAATAAGTCATTTGTATTACTCTAAGGAAAGAAAGGACAATTCCCACTTAATGTACATGTATATTCCAAGCCAAGTTTGTTCTTCAttttatacatttttattttttatttcctctttaCTTTTTCTGTTTAGCCATGCTATAATCGGAATCCTATATAATAGGGACCCCCCAccctcaaaaagaaaaaagagagagggaaatgCTGGAAAGAAACCAACCTTTCAAAATGGGCATGGAATGCAGCTCTTAAATTCATATCAAGAACAAACAAAGCTATGATGCCTATATACAGAATATGATACAGACAGATGTGGGGAACAGTGATGACATTTCCCATTCTCAAAAATCAAGGGCACAAATGCAGATAAACAAATCATATTCAGGCCTTCCCCCCTGGTGAAATCTAAAGGACTGATACATATATTAGTGTCTTTTCCAATGCACTAATAGCATAAGTTATGGCATTTGTTATGTTTTGAATTAATTTCATTGTTCCATGCATCAAGATGAAACTGAAAAAAGTTGTAAGGTGAAAAATAAGGATAATACTAAACTGGTAATGTATATGCTACTTATAATCCACTATCAAACTATTACGtgttgtttctaattttttttttgggaggggggggggtgaacaAAGTATCTAGCATATGCATAAAATAATAGCATTTGACATTTTTAGAGCCATAGTAGGTACCTATAGACCACAGAGTTGGACTGATGGCCCATACTGGTAGTATGGCCGCATATCGGATAACCAGTTATCATAGGCTGTAAAGTGATCCTTAAAAAAGAGCATAGATCTAATCTTATATGGAAATGCAGTTAGTCTGAGGATCCGCACGAatgaagaggctgtttccaagtttcaaacatgtgaccaacatgttgaaATAGTGCAACTTGTCCTTCTATGTTTAAAGCACTGGGAAAATTAACTTCCCCATATGCTATTAACAACCACCTCAGAAGACCATGCCTTAAGGTcacagaaaagagaaaaagaataaaactaaAGGTCCCTCAATTCCAAATACAGCAATCTAAAAGCTGAAATAACCACGTTGATACCATTCAACCTCTAATGAATACAACACCTTTGAATGAGAGACAGCCACACTAGCTTCCAGCCCAGGAGGTACCCAATAAACAGTGAGAAGGATTACAGCCAGCACCAAAGTTTCCATGGAAATGAGAAATGAGTGACAAGAACACAGCAATACTTCATCTAAAGGGATTGGTGCACAAATTCAGGGTATCAACCTCTTATTAATAGAGTGATCACCTGTCAAGATCTTATTGATAGGTACTTTCGCACAAAGAATGCAACTTTAGTCTCTATAGAGGACCCTCTCCTGAATGTCAACATTCAAATAGTATGAAAGCAGCATCAGTTAAACTAAAAATGCAACTTTAGAACACTACAGCAGAAATTGCACCAATTCTGCTGCGATTCTTATATCTAATGAACAGGAAACAAGCCATAATGTTTCTTCCTCAAATGGATCTCATACTGCACAACTCTATCGTATAGCCACGGGCAACTTAGAATTATGCATCAAATACTAGGAACAGAATGATAaataaatcaatgaaaaaaacTAAAGTAAGAACTTCACTAACATGGTAACTGATACAACATCTGACCAAATACTGTGCCACAAATTATCTAGGAGTAAGATGAACATCGGCAAGAAGCTAGATATTGTCAATTAACGTCTTCCACTCATATATGTATCATACCCACCAAATAAGCATAGTCCATAGATCTCGCTATAAAGAGCTCTACCGTTTTCAAGCATCGCTCTCTAACAGCAATATCCAAAGGCAAAAATTCAGATCAGACGGAAACAACCCAAAAAGTTAAAGAATTTGGAAAGGGAAACAACTATACCTTCCAATCGATGGCATGGAAGAAACCCATGAAATTCTCATAAGCAGGCTGAAACCCAGTTTTGAGTTCGGCACTGAATTTCTCGAGGAGTGCTTGCATCTGATCTAGATGTTCGTTCATTGCAGATTTAATGTCTTCCATGGCGGAAATCAAGATGGATAGAGGAACAGTTAAAGAAGAATTATTTCGAAGGATTTGTTGTTGCAAAGCATTCGAGTTGGATAACTTTTTCAGAAGGGAAAGGAAATGGAGTTTTCACAGATTCAAAGTGAGCTTTCGCTCGAACGTTCGAAGACTCCGGAGAGACTGAGAAGAGTGCTCAGCATTTGAGGACGTCTATTGGAAATTGGCACGTGCGGAAGACCACGTGACTTGTCGAAGGCCTTTGGAATTAAGAGTGTTAAAAGGTTCGATTATGGTTTATTATTGGTTTAAGACGCTTACTAAACCGTCTTAATTTTGAAATTAGATCCAATTATTTATCAAATAGTTGCTTTGATTCGATTTTGTTCGATTCCACCTCCATTTTATGTATAAATCGGTTGGATTGAAATTGGTTCAATTAAGTTTGGTCGGTTTAAACCGGTCTGATAGCATTTTTATACCCCTAGTTTAGAAAAATATCATGCCAAAAAGGATGACCCTAGAAACAAAATATCCAAGTCCCGTTCTTATTCTCGCGGATGATCTTTCCATCAAGGAATTTGTGGACTGCATACTTAGTTGTCTCTTGTGGAAGGGTAATGTTATTTCAAACatcaaatatataaatatatgagTGAAAGATTGTTGGTAGGCTTCATGGCCCTTGCATAAAAGTGAAGGCTAATGAGAGTGCCATTTCACAAGTGCGGGGTGGTGCGATCATTTTGCACACTTCGTGTTTAATCACAAGAGACATGTAGTCTGACGGAGATCTTATatcttttttcccataaaaacaTTGTTTAGATTGATCAAATATGTCTTTAGACTCAAATTAAATGATATAACTTCTCATTTAATGACATGCATCCTATTGGTAATCTAATTATAGGCAAGTTATTTTTTTAGTCTTGAATTTGCAatgctttattattatttttttttaacacttgTCCAACTTTGTTTGAGTTGAAACTTAACATGCAAAACATGAAACATTGTTTTTGCTTATTCACAAACTCCTACTCACAATTGATGTGCCACTTGTGCCATAGATATAATGCATGGTTCATGTGACCCCTTTAAAGCAGGGTAGGTTTTAGTTAATTAGAAAAACTATATTAACCCATTATGCCTGACAATAATGATTTTAACTTcaatttatatataatataggaagaaagaacactaTTTCATGGCGTTTATCTATGCCTAGACATAAGGGATGTGAAAAGACTATGTTGCCATGCACTCGAGATGTTCGTGCACACATCCCATTGGCTACGCTCACTTGTGTGTACATTTACCAGGAGGTAATGTTCTCTTACCTATATATACAGTTCGCAAATGGATTTAATATTTAGAACTTTATtttgtcaactttgattggatTGAAACTTCACAAATGAGTATAAAACTTTAGGATTGTCCACATTAGATCCTATTTGATATGTGAAAATCATCTACAATTGTTGCACCAGTGCAATGAGTATCAAGTGATTGAGAGCTCCATGAGACGTGTGCTCAAATACTCTAATTGTTCAATACTCActacagaggatgtggactcctaTTTGACTTGCTTCATGGCAGGTTTTTGGCCAAcgacatatttttttttggcccaATATAGTTTTTTGAGCGTATGACTATTAACCATATGCTCCATGCGTCATTTTGAATCTGAATAGTCTCCATTTCGTTAGAATCTATTTCTCTTTCTAGAACATAATTATTTCTGAATCCAAACAGTCTCCATTTCGTTGGAATCTATTTCCGTTGGTAATTATAAATTTCCTCTCTCTGCACcgtgcttttcttcttctttgtccctcctctccctctctctctctctctctctctccacccatCGAGAGCCATGGCGAAGCCAACCTCTCGTTCCTGGTTCAGACCTATAACCGCCCTCCTAACACCACGAGGAGAGACCCTCTGGTACTTTCTCGCCCTCCTTTCCGTCCTCTCCCTCGTTGGCCAAGAACTCAACCGCTGCTCGGCCCTCGCCACTGCAGCTGACTTCGAAGGCTTCGGCGAcgaaggtgaagaagaagagatctcCGATTCCCAACAAATTTCCGATCTACCCTTCCTTTCACCGGTCCCTCCTCCTCCCGTCACCAAATCCGACTTCGAGACTCATCACGGCCCACCACAGTCCGCTACGTCACCGCCCTCACCCGCCTCCTCCGATCCCTCACCTAAAGGCTTCGACTACTGGGACGAAGATGAATTCGAAGGAATTCCCATCACCGAATCCTCGCAAACGCCGCAAGAAACCACCACCCCATCTTCCCCGGCCGAGGATCCCAAACCCGAAATTTCGCCGCCAAAGATTCGGTCTTACACTATCGAGATCGTCTGCATCAgtttcttgacctgttttgtgataaattattttaccggTAAGCGAGAGAATGAGAACATCGCTTTGGCTTGGGCGTCCAAGTTTGCCACCAAGGATTCGATTTTTGATAAGAATTTCAGTTTGTTGGGTACTGGTGATGGTACGGATACTCCATTACTGTTGAAAGAAGGGCCGAATGTGTTTAAGTTTTATGCCAGCGGGAGGAGGTACTGTCATGGTATGTTGGCCACCATGGAGCTTCAGAGTCGCCATGACTTGATTTCGAGGATTTATAATTTGATTGTGCCGAGTAAGGATGAGATTAGTTTTGAAGTTTATTTGAATGACGATGCCATGGATCAAGTGGTTTTTGCGCTTGCGAAGAAGAAGGCTGCTAAAGTGATTCAGAAGGAGGTGAGGGATCTTCAGAGGTATGCGAGTTTGGTTTCTCCACCGAGTAATCGGAAATGGATTGTCGAGGATTTGGCTGTTATCTCCGAGTCCAGGGAGGTTGGTGGAGATTTGATCACCGAGACCGTTCTTGATCAGGTTAGATTTGATTCGATACAATTTTTTATTCCCATTTCTTTGTTCTTTCCCAGTTTTATGATTTATTTGGACATTCCAGTATGAAAATGAATGAATATGAATGAACTTATAAATTGAAGATGGGAGTCTGCTTCTGTCCCTTGATTAAATTGTTACTTTCAATTTTCTATGGTCATGAATAACCTTTATGATAAtccatgaaatcataaaccgaAAAGGTTACCTGCTTTGTGCATATTCCTCTCTGCACCTTAATTCTCCATTACCTCCTTAATTTTTCTGGATGTGCGTGGTCCCGGTACTTTCCTGTATTCACATATGAGCTTTGTGGGGGCTCTGAACTCCAATCCCTTAAGTAGCTTAGAGTTGTCCAATACCATTCTAGATGAATTCTTCTGTGATGAATTGTAGCTTTATTTCCTCTCTAGACTCCcttgtcttttgtttttatCTGTTTGTTAGGTTTTTGACTGTTCTAGAGATTTGCGAAGTCACGAGCaccactaaaaaaagaaaaagagtcaCCAAATTAATTGAGGACCACGTTAAGCATAGGAATGAAATTTCATATACCATGAATGAAGGGGTTGGGGTTGACACTAGTGGGCCGTGGGTATCTGCTATCTATGCCTTTTGTCTGCAAGGGTGGACTGCAACTAATTATGGAGGTTGCTTAATTTACACACATTGTTGAAAATGTTTATAACTGTTAGAGTGTATGAGTGAGTGTGTCAGTTGGAGGGCTATGGGTGACCACAGACCTCCATACTATCGGATTATATTTGGTACAAGCATATctttgttagtttcctattaGGTTTAGGGTAGTTGTTTGATAAGTTAGAATTAGTTTCCTTCTTTGATTATACcttctactttcctatttgtaTTAGACATTGTAATAGCTagtttatatattgaatgaaagggggggggggggggggggtagtcCCAATCACACGGTTGTGACTCCAAAGTTACACCGAtctctttgtttctctcttctttcttcttctttgatcccGGTTCTTAaatctttacatggtatcagagccatgaaaaaaaaaaaaaaaacttatatcAGTGCTACGGCTACTGCTGTTCTCCTTACTTTCTGGTTGCTGCTATCAAATTGAAGGTTGATAGAAGATTGTAGATTGTAGATTGTGGTTTCAACCTCTACCCTCTGCTTGATTTCCTGCTGGTATTGAGTCGGTTTCCAAGGCCCTAGGTAAATCGAACTGCCTAGAGTTCCAATTTGGGCTTCTCGATCGGCTGCTATTTGCTCTTCAGTGTGCGCTATTCGTAATGCTTGTTCCAGAGATGGGGAAGCATATACTCTTGCTCCAATCTAGAAAGAACAAGCTAATGAGCTTGTTGTTTCCACAACGAAATTCATCAATTCTTGCTTCGAAGAACAGGTACAGTTGGCACTTGATAAATTTGCTTTTGTGTGCAAGAGGTTCAAGGACCAAGTTTTGCTACTCTGTATACTGCCAAGTACAGGTTTAGGTCCTTCGATCTTTCTTGTAGAGGGTTCTTTTGACGAGATCCTTGATGCTTTTGAAAGGTTTGATGGTAGGATCTCTACGCCTGGAGTTTCAGACCCAACCGATAGAAATCGAAGGAGTTCTCTCCTTCATGTTctgcttcttcctccttttggttATGATTGGAGGTTGAAGGCAACCCCAGGCCTCAATTGTGGGTTATGTTCAACCTTGAATAATAAATCAAATTCTCTTTGTGTCCTCCCTTCTTGATGGACCCATTTAAACCTTAGAAAATTCTAGTTTATTAAAAGAGTGCCATTCCCCTTATTTGCAACATTGCCACTCCTTGTTAGAAACTTCTGTTTATCTACATAACTGCCTTTATTATTGATATTATCCCATATTTGGATAGTCCATAATTATGGTCAGTTATGGGTTTAAACCCAGAATTTCAGATTTGCCTGAGAtaattacagaattgccattaGGCATATATATGTGTCATAGTATTGCTTTGGTGGGCCCAAGGTTGTGTGAATTCggaattttcacttttttggggaaatgaTTGGAGTTATTTGTTTAGATTTGCTGCTGTACGAGTGAGATTGaaattatttaattgtggtGTTATTGGTTGTGGGATTCTTTGTGATGTTGGTTGTTGGAAATTATTTATCCTTGTATACTGCTACACGCGAGGGGGAGATTCAAATTATCATTTGCTCGATTTGATTTATTGTTTGCTCAAGATTATTTCGTTGAAGATGTATCTGCTTGTGTCTGTCCTTAGCATATATTTAATCTTTGAAGATGGTTATTCAACGACCTGATGTTGTGTGGTATATTCAACAACTTAATGTTGTTTGGTCTTCAACGATCTGTTGCCTATTATCTATGAAATTTTCTGTGAGACGTCTGTTTGGGGTGATCTCTGTTTGACGCTCGTGAGTGATTTTGTTGTAGCTATTGGGAGCTACAATTTTATTGTTGTTGGaatgccttctttgggaagggatTTTGTTGTTACTGgagtacatttttttctttttaaggacTTTTGTTGCGTTTGGTGTTGATGGCCTTATGATGGTTGAATGGAGTTATCTCTGTGCACGTTGAAGTTCTTGTTGGCCCAAATTGGAGCTTTCTTTTGCTATATGTATActtcagcttgagggggagtgttagagtaCATGAGTGCATGTGTTGGTTGGAGGGCTATGGATGACCATAGACCTCCATGCTGTGGGATTATATTTGGTGTAAGCATATctttgttagtttcctattgggtttagggtactTGTTAACTAAGTTAGAATTAGTTTCCTTAATTGATTATGCcttctactttcctatttgtGTTGTGACATAGTAATAGCatgtttatatattgaatgaaagggGAAGTCACAACCGTGTGGTTGTGACTTCCAAGTTacaccaatctctctctctctctctctctctctctctctctcccctttcttcttctttgattctggttctcaaATATTTACAATAATAGCTGTGGTTTACTATTGCCTCCTTGATGTGGAAAAATGCTAGTGAACAGTGTAATGGAAGTTGTTTAGACTGGGcatttaaaaaacagaaaaggttGCTCATTACATGCGTGAAATCTAGAAAAATGTCCTTGGACAGCGTGAAGAGTTGTTTAACGTAGCTgtacccatggttttaagtatctccgataccgatacgataccctccgatacgtatcttaaatttagtcgaccgatacgatacacatcgatacgatacatgaaatttttaaaatcctttcgtatcgatatatatcctacaatacatgccgatatgcatcaatataccaccaatacacatcgatacgatacgatatacctcgatacgactatgaaaattataaaattgaggtaaaatgtacgtttcggtatgtattggtacgtatcggtgagtatcggtatgtatcgatcggtacgtatcggtatatattggcacgtatcggtgagtatcgatatatatcggtacgtatcggtgagtatcaatacgtatcggtgagtatcggtatgtatcggtcatataatggccaagatggataatttttcagaaaaacacgattttttaaagggtttttgttccaaagttgctgtcagccatatttctctctaactaaagtggaaatcaaagttgggaataaggattttacatttatggacaactacaaaccttgaattcttagtacgataccctcaatttagtgtttatgcataatatatatgttatcaatagctttttttaacaaactctttatgcaaaagtgtttaaaaaaatgtttcctatccatttatgtgtgtatctttagcgtatcttagtgtatctccgatacgatacgatactctccgatacgtatcttaattttggccaaccgatacgacgaccgataccgatactttaatccttggctgtACCCTTCCATATGATATACTATTGAGGACATATGGAAACGTATTGGATCGCCTACGTCTGGCTGAGCATGATTCCTGTGATAGGGTCCAATCTCTGAAGGAATGCATGTTTCCACCCTGGATATGTTACAGATCTAGAGTTCTAGAAGACTAAAAGAACATGCAGAGATGCATAAAATTGAGAGAATAAAGATGAGAAATTGCAAAGGAATTAAGTCTATTTTGGATCCTTGAGAATCAATATTGATAGATTtggatttatttaattttatgttgGATGACTTAGATCAGAACTAGGCAATTGGCATCATGGAACTACCTTGTTTAACATCTCAGGTCCATCTCCAATGACCAATCGAAGTTCTAACACCCATCTATATCTATGTAGTTTCAATTCTAATGAAGTGTAggaatttcatttctttgctgGAAATTAATCTGACAGCTAGTGTGAAATTTCATCTTTTATTATGTATCCGTCTTAAGATGACATGCATGAGTTtcgaccatagttgtcaagtgACCCTGTATAACTCTCAAAATTTGACCCCTAACTTGACTAGATAAACCTACTAGTAATCAAACTAGCTACTTGGTTGACGTTAAAATACTTGAACAATTCCAAAATTGGCTTCAAACCTCCTTTCAGTTGACCAGCTGTGTTTGGAGGTGCTAAATCAATtaggaccatagttgtcatgacgacaaggtgaaccaaggtgttggaggaCTACCTAAGCTCTTAGGCGACAAGttgcccgccttaaggcgaacaaggtgCCTAAAGTGACCaattgttgttttttatttatcttttttgacACTAtatgctatatataccttgtatcataaaaaaatcaacatgaagtcacattaagtcatataaAATGagcatttagagaaatgtttttgttctataataagtttaactagtcaaatgattttatttttacatgagactttttgtattaggtataacacaaaaccagctttccaacaaatctaagattacttaacTTTGAGTTGTGATGAAAAAGTTATGTTCTGACCAAACTTTTATTAAaatgcgcgaatgctgttaaactCATCTAAATGAAAATagttttatggacatcaaaataaaatattattttgctggattttttattcttaacaATGTTTTAGCATAacaggatttataaaatttttagaattgagaaaaaccccagcatttgaaaattgaaagtCACCTCTACATCCAAAagtccagtttttgttcttggacctagggggttgacttttta
It includes:
- the LOC122085627 gene encoding uncharacterized protein At5g49945-like: MAKPTSRSWFRPITALLTPRGETLWYFLALLSVLSLVGQELNRCSALATAADFEGFGDEGEEEEISDSQQISDLPFLSPVPPPPVTKSDFETHHGPPQSATSPPSPASSDPSPKGFDYWDEDEFEGIPITESSQTPQETTTPSSPAEDPKPEISPPKIRSYTIEIVCISFLTCFVINYFTGKRENENIALAWASKFATKDSIFDKNFSLLGTGDGTDTPLLLKEGPNVFKFYASGRRYCHGMLATMELQSRHDLISRIYNLIVPSKDEISFEVYLNDDAMDQVVFALAKKKAAKVIQKEVRDLQRYASLVSPPSNRKWIVEDLAVISESREVGGDLITETVLDQVFGDKAFEKFGKGFILMHFSDQYPDTNRKMLFFKFALPDAKHMADMTRLVALVPYYIDLIGRYKVSSQVRSKTEAARSKVAQEIYKENLNARQEALQKRKAEKKKIEEAEAKLSAEALRKREAKERTRQMKKAMPKVKMTRAH